ATATATAGGTGATGTGCATAAGATCGGCTCGCTTGTGCTTCAAGTAAGCCAGCCTAGAAAGCCATGTTTTAAGCTCTCAAAGCGCTGGATGAACGCAGGAGTGGCAAAAGAAATTTTTAGAAGCGGACTAAGCGGCTGGTATTATAGAGTGCTTGAGGCGGGCGCTTGCAAGGCGGGCGATAGTGTCGAGATGGTCTCTAGGGATGACAGCTCTATGAGTGTGGCTGATGTAAATCGTGTCTTTTATGCGCCTAAAGAAAATGCAAATTTGATAGATAAATTTATGAATTTACGTTGTCTTAGTGTCGGTTGGCAAGATGATCTTAAAAAGCGTATTGAAGGCGTTTATGATACATCTTATATGGATATAATTTAGGTTTTTATTTTGTAGCGCATATAGTTAAATTTGCATCGTTTTTATATGAGTACTTTTTAATATATTTAAATTTTGTTTGAAACTTCGTTATTTTAGCGCTAAAGTCTTGACAAATTTTAAAAAAGTGAATATAATCACGTTTTCTTATTCGGTATTGGGGTATCGCCAAGCGGTAAGGCATCAGGTTTTGGTCCTGACATTCAGAGGTTCGAATCCTCTTACCCCATCCACTT
The Campylobacter sp. RM16189 genome window above contains:
- a CDS encoding MOSC domain-containing protein gives rise to the protein MVGIVKALLIGKVQTYGDENAANSINKIWQSAIFKTATNDEIYADKFGFHGDEVADKKHHGGAEKAIFANSYENYPVWSEFLGLNNLPFGAMGENLTISGIHEESVYIGDVHKIGSLVLQVSQPRKPCFKLSKRWMNAGVAKEIFRSGLSGWYYRVLEAGACKAGDSVEMVSRDDSSMSVADVNRVFYAPKENANLIDKFMNLRCLSVGWQDDLKKRIEGVYDTSYMDII